Proteins from one Malania oleifera isolate guangnan ecotype guangnan chromosome 4, ASM2987363v1, whole genome shotgun sequence genomic window:
- the LOC131152985 gene encoding signal peptidase complex subunit 3B-like isoform X1, whose amino-acid sequence MHSFGYRANALLTFAVTILALMCAMASVSDNLNSPSPTAEVQVLNINWFQKQPNGNDEASLTLNISANLESMFTWNTKQVFVFLAAEYATPKNSMNQVSLWDGIIPAKEHAKFWIHTTNKYRFTDQVSHSLHQMLNLCLFSWIQRPFKLFSQLYVGITFMYIFFGPFCREAILGVKNST is encoded by the exons aTGCATTCCTTCGGGTACAGAGCCAACGCTCTGCTGACGTTCGCCGTCACCATTCTCGCGCTCATGTGCGCCATGGCTTCTGTCTCCGATAACCTCAACTCTCCTTCTCCTACGGCTGAAGtccag GTTTTGAATATTAATTGGTTTCAGAAGCAGCCGAACGGTAATGACGAG GCAAGCCTGACACTGAATATATCAGCCAACTTAGAGTCAATGTTTACGTGGAATACGAAGCAG GTTTTCGTATTTCTAGCAGCTGAGTATGCAACCCCAAAGAACTCTATGAACCAG GTGTCTCTGTGGGATGGCATTATTCCTGCCAAGGAGCATGCGAAATTTTGGATTCATACGACTAACAAGTACCGTTTCACCGATCAGGTAAGCCACAGCCTCCACCAAATGTTAAACCTCTGTCTATTCTCCTGGATCCAGAGACCATTTAAGCTGTTTTCTCAGTTATACGTAGGAATCACTTTCATGTATATTTTTTTTGGCCCTTTTTGTAGGGAAGCAATCTTAGGGGTAAAGAATTCAACTTGA
- the LOC131152985 gene encoding signal peptidase complex subunit 3B-like isoform X2, translating into MHSFGYRANALLTFAVTILALMCAMASVSDNLNSPSPTAEVQVLNINWFQKQPNGNDEASLTLNISANLESMFTWNTKQVFVFLAAEYATPKNSMNQVSLWDGIIPAKEHAKFWIHTTNKYRFTDQGSNLRGKEFNLTLHWHVMPKTGKMFVDKIVMTGYRLPDEYR; encoded by the exons aTGCATTCCTTCGGGTACAGAGCCAACGCTCTGCTGACGTTCGCCGTCACCATTCTCGCGCTCATGTGCGCCATGGCTTCTGTCTCCGATAACCTCAACTCTCCTTCTCCTACGGCTGAAGtccag GTTTTGAATATTAATTGGTTTCAGAAGCAGCCGAACGGTAATGACGAG GCAAGCCTGACACTGAATATATCAGCCAACTTAGAGTCAATGTTTACGTGGAATACGAAGCAG GTTTTCGTATTTCTAGCAGCTGAGTATGCAACCCCAAAGAACTCTATGAACCAG GTGTCTCTGTGGGATGGCATTATTCCTGCCAAGGAGCATGCGAAATTTTGGATTCATACGACTAACAAGTACCGTTTCACCGATCAG GGAAGCAATCTTAGGGGTAAAGAATTCAACTTGACATTACACTGGCATGTGATGCCCAAGACTGGCAAGATGTTCGTGGACAAAATAGTCATGACAGGATACCGATTGCCGGATGAATACAGATAG